From the genome of Cyprinus carpio isolate SPL01 chromosome B24, ASM1834038v1, whole genome shotgun sequence:
TGATTGGAGTCTAATCCACGTCTGATCCGTTTCAGCTTCCGGCTCACACAAGGAAGCAGCAACACCACTTTTCCGATTATCACTGTGACGGGCAGAACCAGGGCCAGGACAAAATTAGGCGGCATGTAGAAGTGATAAGACTCCTCCAGAAACGCCCGCTGCCAGCCGAAGAGCAGAGCGTGGAACGTGGAAATGAGCAGGGCGATGTAACCTAGAGTGGACTGACAGGAAATAGACGCTTGTTTGACATCTTATTTGTCTGAGGACCAAAGAACACTGAAGCTGCAAGATTGGAGGATGGAGATTGTCTTACCTGGATAAAACTAAACTCTCTCCAGTTGAGTGCGTTGTGCACCGATGGAATGGAAGTGACAGCTAATAGAGAGAGGAGCCCCAGTCCCATGATGCCAAAGGAAACGTACATCTCCACTCTCCAAACTTCCTCTTCATTCCACGAGTTCTCTATGTTGGCATGCAcctacagagaaagaaaaaataatatttgttcataggatttttttttttatgtattttttttattatttgactaAAGCATTTTACATTGATGctactataataaatatacttatactatacttatataaatataaatgtaaatatgaaattatttagaTGTATGTTAAACATCTATTTTACatacagaattattttaaatgtacacttACTTATGAAAGTTTATACTTGTTATAACGTTTGGtgcataacaaatatataaaaacattattattattattattactttggaTGTTAGGTTGATATAAtgcttatataattttaaaaaatctgaaccTGAACTACAACAACCAAAATtgttaaaacatatattattataataataataatcataataataataataataataacaataataatactatagtTTCTATTATTATCTctgtagtttttatatatatatatatatatatatatatatatagatatatatatatatatatatatatatatatatatatatatatatattattaatatatagtaaTGTTAACATATTAGTATGTATTGATCttttatatcagtatatatatttataattaataatattagtaatgtttttttttttgttttggtttgtatttatatttttttatttattatcgatatgtatttatgtatgtatttatttactttatttacttcactttatgattattatttatgatgattataattaattaactatgaataataataataatgtttattttaatatcattacatgtctatgtatttatgtatgtgtgtatttatatgttcatttggtattaaattaactatttttattattattattattgtggatgATAGGCTGATATAATGcttatattatcaaaataaatctacaaaaaacaaaattgctaaaacatttattgtcaataactggtataataataataataataataataataataataataataataataataataataatgtagtttctattattatatttgtatttatttagtttttttttctgttttttttgatgtattatttttttttattttttttttgtaatattattattaattattttggtgttgtataatgtgtattttttttacatatctatatatttatttacatatgatgattattatcattgttattaattGTTTAGTATTAATACTCAATTaatttctacatgtatttatgtatgtaattatgtatttactttttatgattataatgacaatatGATGACAAtgattattacaattacaattaataattatataattgaaaacaataatatagtttttattaatatcattgtatctttatgtatttatgtatgtattcatatatttattttatattgtattaactattagtattattattgtaatattagcCACACCCTCAAAATACAAATCCAGAATAAAAGTATGAGCAAAACAAAGAGTGGAACTGCTGGATCTCACTGGTGTAGAACACACACAGACCTGCTGATAGGCCATGTTGAGCATCAGGTATCTCTCTGAGCGTCTCATGGGCAGGCAGAGGCTGTACAGCACATGAACGCAGCCAAAGAAGAAGCTCAGTAAGCCCAGCTGTTTGCGGCTCTCCAGCCAGCCCTCCAGCCAGAACGGGAAGCGGCGGTACTTCGTCCCGTAGAAGAGCTGGTACACAGCAGCAAGCTGTCCTGCTAAATACACCAGCGCTAGCAGAACGATAGCCACTACAGGCAGCGTCCTGTTCACTATCTCCAGAGGAATCTTGTAGAAAAAACTCTGTCTGGTCTTCATATAAGGATGGATAATGTCCCGCACAAAGGAGTAAGCGAAAAAGAAGATGGACAAGGCGACCGCAGTCAGAACGGGTCCTTTCCAGGCGGTGAAGAGATGCAGTGGCATATTCTCGATCTCTTTGGCAGAAGCGAGTGCACCCATGTCCACAGGGATGAAAGTGAGCTGCCGGGCCAGTTCAATGAGCTGCTGTCGAGCGTCCACTGAATTACTGCAAATATAGACCTGTAGAAAGAGATTACAAGCAATCAAAAACCACTCCTTTCAAAACCTTCAGGTGACCAGATCATTGTTGGCCAattccaggtttaaattagattgtgaataccagattttcaatgtggtctcagactttagATCCCACTGTATATATGCATGATCGTTTACAGTAGGAACAATTCCCTAGAACCCATAACTAGAGTGAAATTAATTCACTGGGTTTATAAGGTTTCAAGACTGCGAGATAAAAGCAAGTTTATGGCATGGCTGTAATGGATCTTTCATTGTGTTAATAAAACCTTTTCCTCTTTCAGCTCACAGAGTTTCCAAAGAGGGCAGATCATCTGTTCATCATTCGAATCCGCTGCTCACAGAAAGTGAGACATTTACTTTCACTGCTGGCTGGAAGAGCCATGGGTCTCTGCTAATACGAGGAGACATAgtcctcatcatcatcttcattccTTGGATACCAAGTCAGTTCAGGATTGTCATTAGCATACAGAggact
Proteins encoded in this window:
- the LOC109049743 gene encoding metalloreductase STEAP2-like; amino-acid sequence: MKRLAVSPCATIAWVSANQTDRAECGETVTGEGHTHLIGLLDGATADSITDPVRGASGLKMDSISLLGSSPASTKVSFLPNGLKNGSKEGSGKPTVAIIGSGDFSKSLTLRLLRSGFHVVVGSRQPKRAAESFPHVVDVTHHEDAVGKANIVFLAIRREHYSFLWDIKHLLAGKILVDVSNNRRVNQYPESNAEYLASLFPESVVVKGFNVISSWAMQSGPRDSSRQVYICSNSVDARQQLIELARQLTFIPVDMGALASAKEIENMPLHLFTAWKGPVLTAVALSIFFFAYSFVRDIIHPYMKTRQSFFYKIPLEIVNRTLPVVAIVLLALVYLAGQLAAVYQLFYGTKYRRFPFWLEGWLESRKQLGLLSFFFGCVHVLYSLCLPMRRSERYLMLNMAYQQVHANIENSWNEEEVWRVEMYVSFGIMGLGLLSLLAVTSIPSVHNALNWREFSFIQSTLGYIALLISTFHALLFGWQRAFLEESYHFYMPPNFVLALVLPVTVIIGKVVLLLPCVSRKLKRIRRGLDSNQSRTNHERPAAHVSPERVTIM